The segment GAGATAGCCTTCGCGCTTGCTGCCCTTGAAACCCTCGGACTGCACAGGCATCACCGGAATACCGAAGCGTTCCTCGACCTTGCGACACACCGCTTCCAGATCGTCCCCGATCAGACCGACGATGCAGGTGGAATAGACAAAGGCAGCCTTGGGCTGGTGACGCTCAATGAGTTCGACCAATGCGGCTTCGAGCTTTGTCTCGCCGCCAAAGATCACATCGCGTTCCTGCAAATCGGTGGAAAAAGACAAACGGTGCAGCTCCGGTCCGGAGGATAACGCCCCCCGGATATCCCAGGTGTAGACCGCGCAACCAATGGGTCCATGCACCAGGTGCAATGCATCAGCGATGGGATACAGCACCACTCGCGAGCCGCAGAACACGCAGGCTCGCTGGGACACGGCCCCGGCCAGACTCTCGCGGTTACAGGCCATGTCAAAGGGGCTTTCGCCTACAGTATGGATCTGACCCTTTCTTTCTTCGAGCAGCTCATTCTTCATGGGGCACCTCCGCGGTGCAAGCATCAGTAGTCCGTAAACAGATCATATTGGTCCGGTCCCATCCGCATCGATCATAGAATCCCAGGGCACCCGCGTTATCCCTGTCAGCCAGGAGTTGCATGCGTGTGGCGCCCTGCCCTTCGGTCCAGCGCCGCAAACGCCCCAACAGCCGTCTGCCAAGCCCACGGCCCCTGAAACGACTGTCCACCACCAGATCCTCCACCAGGGCGGAAGCCCCGCCCTCGGCAGTCGAAATGACAATCTGAGCCGTACACATGCCCACCGTCTGTCCATCCAGTTCCGCCATCAGCACGCAAGATCCCGTGTCGTCGACAAGCAGTTCAAGTCCCCGGCGCTGGCGAGCTTCATCGAACAGAAAATCCTGTTCCATGGCGCACAGTTCACCCAACAAAGGGAGAAGTTGCTCGATGTCGTGGTGACCGGCCTGACGAATAACGATGGGCATTGGGTTTTTTTCCTTTATGAAATCAAGTAGTCAGCACAGGGTTCGCCTTCTTCCAAGCCGTCCAGGATGGCATCGATGGCTTCTTCGCTATCCACACCCTTGAACCACCAGTTGTCAGGCTGGACGACCATCACCGGCCCGGACT is part of the Desulfovibrio ferrophilus genome and harbors:
- a CDS encoding GNAT family N-acetyltransferase: MPIVIRQAGHHDIEQLLPLLGELCAMEQDFLFDEARQRRGLELLVDDTGSCVLMAELDGQTVGMCTAQIVISTAEGGASALVEDLVVDSRFRGRGLGRRLLGRLRRWTEGQGATRMQLLADRDNAGALGFYDRCGWDRTNMICLRTTDACTAEVPHEE